The genomic segment AAAGTGGCCCCAGCCTGTGCTATTATGATCAGCACTTATGAGTTTGGCAAGGCCTTTTTCCGCAAGCACAACCAAGAGAAGACAGTCAGTCTGCTACAGACCACTAACACCTGAAGGTTTTCCACTCACCTCTCTCCAACTCAAATGACTACTGCTAGAAGAAGCTGATTTcccaaatgaaaaagaagaagaaaaaaagcagaatggaaaataaaaaataaactaccTGGCCCATTTCTGCATCACATAGTAATGTTAATTCAACTTTATATGaaagcttttcttttaaatcataGTATTTATAATCatacaatatattatatggTTGTATATTTACTGCTCTACATGCTGTGCAGTACCCACAcaactgaaaatgttttgtttttttcaattaatcTCATTGTAGGCAGCATTTTATGAGACGGCAGCCACAGATTTGTAAATAATCTGTCATTTCCCGCTTTATTGGATGTATCACTGAGATGTTGTGAAGTCCTCAGATTAGATGAATTAGTAtgaattagtttaattttgaaTACCAGTGTCAGTATTTGTACCATCAGCAAGAGAGGAGTTCCATGTTTTTATACTTGAACTTAAATGAGAATGTTCGTAGATGTCAAAACTCCATCAACGCTTGCAGTTCGTAGGACATCTTTTGTTGTCGAACTGACACttctcatcatctcatctccAAAAACTCCCATTAAGACTAAAGCAATGAAATTCCCAATATTACTAGCTGATTTCAGAACTGATATGTAGTggtatatgttttttgtttgtgtttttaccaATCTAAACTAGATTGTAAACTTAGTTATGTTTATAttatactttttgttttattttaatgcattcCTTTCAGATTCAGTCCATTATTAGTTGTGTCTAACACCTGCCTCAAATTGCCTTAACCTAAGCAGACAAATAAGTCTGTATTGAGCCACAAATGCCTATACCACTGTGATTAAATTGCTTTCAAAGGTGGATAGCTGTGGGGAGATCAAGCCTCATCCAGGTTAGTTTTCCATAAACTCATAAACAAGTGTTGCTGGAGTTGTGACCTCAAACTTGTGTTTCCTTTCTCCTTCACCTGGAACGAAAGGTGCATTTGTGCCAGAAACCTCTAGCCTGCTTCTAAAGTATATGTTTGTGGGGGAATTAAAAGTCTAAAACCAATAAACTCTTTCTTTGGaaattccattcattcattcattcattcattcattcattcatcacaacTTGTGCTTATTGTGTTCAAGAGAACATGAATCAATTCAGCAAGTGGAGtttattcaaaataatgatttaaaaagggCATTTCTCATTAAACATCTGTGTGTCTATGCAAATGACTGCTGAAATGAGCTAAACGCAAAGTCATGAGGTCACTGTTGAGGTCCTCAGCCAGTGACAATAATTtatgaatatatacattatGCTGATACtgtacacactttttttttatttctcagacTTGTTGGATTATATTAGAGTTTAGTGAATGATTTATCTGTGAAAATGAGACATTAAACTAAAATACTGCAATTCAAGTTAAGCAAGTCAAGTAAcgtgaataataaataaagcttaACCCAGAAATGAGGGGTGTATTAATCATAGTGGTCATTTCCTGAGAACAAACCATGTGATACTGcattattttcaacatttgaCAACAATGACACCCACACCCAAGAACAGAATGTGACATTagataatgtaaaaaaatcttGATGACATTGTGACATATGTGAAAAAGAGTTAAgtggcagcagtaacagcacagAGCATAAGAAACTAATGAGAAACAAGATCACACGCTTTTATGATTTCTCCTTAACGCTGATCCAAGACAGTCTGTATTTTCAGCATGCAGTGAAACcctggagagaaagaaagacacagaagCTCGTCACCGTCTTCTCAACACTGTAAAGTGACATGGCAAATTGCCAAAATGCCATACATAAACTGTACAGTTTTATaatccaaaaaacaaactatgcTCCACAGATTAAACGCctacagaacaaaacaaacacatcaacgCACACAGTCTGAAGACACTTATTACATCTTCTGCACCAAGTGAGCAGTGTTAAAGCTCAGAGGTACTTTTGTAAGACATTATTTGGTGTACTGGAGCTGCTTTCACCTCATTTCAAAGATCATGTTACACCAGATTTTCATCTTGAGAACCTGACGTCCAACTGCTAAAGCTCTGGCCTCCACATACAGAATAGAAATATCAAGATCAACTACAATTACGAAGTCCCTGTGTTGTCTGGCCCCGTTGGTAATCTGTGGGGCTTTTTTTTAGCTCTTCATTCCTCATGAAGGGGTGATTCCTGGACTACTGATTTCCGTTGCAGGACTGGCCAAACACTCGCTGGACTTCAGGCTGGCCAGAGACTTGTAGCTGGTGACGGAGGTCAGTGACCCACACAGACCTCTTAAAGACGGGGTCTCCTCTTTATCTGAATGAGATGTGACATATTGTTAGTACTCAAATTAGAGTGAAGACCTTCCTGACAGCAGAGCGCATTTGCAAACGGTGACGTACCCCTGCGGCGCCACTGTGCACCAACAGTCCTGGCCTccacactcagtgtgtgtgatggttcGAGAGAACTCTGGGAGAGGCTTATGTCTGCAGACAACTGCTCCAGACTCTGGAAACTCTTCCTGTGGAGAAGATCAATTACGTTTATGCACATAACAAGTGCTGGCAAGAACAGAAaatgatcaatcaatcaataaatcagtgATAAAAATTAGGATTGGACTCATTTAATAAGCAAAACCTAAAAAACAGTCAGATTCATTCTAAATTCAATCCAGTAATGGAGTTGAAATCATCAGCTCCTACAACTAAACACAGAAGCTGGGccatgtgatgtcatcaacatACTCCTCCCACTGTCCAGTGCTTTTCCTGTACAGCAGCGTGTCCAAGGCAACAGCGTTGGCATCCAGGACAACAGGAgatggccactgattggtcagatgGGCTGTCAACTCCTGTCTGGACCGCAAATCATTGTTCTTCATCACTGTcctaaaaacaaaagtccatCGTCATCAGGTCTTCGTACAGATTTGATCAAACAGTTGCCGCTAAGTTCAAAAACATGAGTGGAAAAATAATTATTGAATCACTCAAGTTTTAAGATATACATCTCTAACCATCTCCATTCATGCTTCTACTGAGGATGCAACATCGCTGGATGGTCAACAGTCACACAGGCTTATCTTATTGGTCTAAAAtattgctgctgcttctcatcTAATAATCTTGCAGATTATCTCGACTGGGGAAGTTTCCCTCGGCACAATGGTACTGTGAGTAAACCTGACTCTCATAGGGCATAATTACACAACAAAACTTCAAAGTCACACGGAGGGTTGACTGAGCACACTGCCACACGTGGGCCAACCAGACCGAATGTGTCTAACATTCTAACATTCATACGTGTTTTCAtggtgggaggaacccggaggaaacccacgcagacacgaggagaacatgcaaactgcatcCCAGATGAAAAAGGCACCAAACACAATCTTTGGGCCACTTAAGCGGGGTAGATACTCTAAGGCGAGATTTAGTTATATGGCTTAAATCTGTTGTTTcctctgtccctgctggcagtcatgttatcagtgagagagtgtgagggtCCCAGGCTGTGGGACCCTCACACTCAAACATGGCAGTGCTCTCTGAGAAGTCAGTGTAGACACAATGAACCACCTAGAACCTCCAGCCTCTCcctgacaaacacagtgaagagaatTAACTCACAGCTGGTCCTGCAGTTCCAGTATGATGTACTCAAGCTGTTCCTTCTctagtgtgtgtgacaggtgtgCGTCTGCTAGGTTCTGCTGAAGAGCTTTGTTATGAGACATGGCCTCCGACAGCTGGGCTTCCCGTAGACGCACCAGCTCTTCCAAGTAGCCCTgaggcaaaacaaacacatatacgCTCCAATTAGCCACTTACTTGGATGGAAACACACTGCTCCAGCtaaattatttgttttgctcAAAGTAAATGAGATGCCTGAAGAAGCCAAAGAGGAAATACACACCACGCATGTTtagatgaaagaagaagaatgtatatgtgtgtatattacTATTCCCAGGACTTCTTCTACTCCTTTAACAATTTAAGCCTCTGATTGAAGAAAAATGACAGGCTGGCACACATTAACAGCAAATTTAATTATCAGGAAACAACACACATGTACGTATATGATACCTTCTGCTCCAGCGCCGTTCGATACTTCTGCTCAAAGCGTTTACACTTGTTGACCAAGTTGCTCTGCTCAGTgaagatggaggcagcggtggctGTTTTGTCCGGGGAGCTGCTCTCACTGCCGCTGCTCCCCAGagtcctcatctcctcctcatcactgcTGATGCTGTCTGTGCTGCACAGGGAACCACAGATTGACTCACATTAATACACAGAAAATACAGTAATGTGACGTAAAACGTAATGTAAACAAAGGATGCAATAAATATGACGCAGAAATATCTAGCATGAACCCCACAAATGGCAGAGgtcaatgtgaaaatgtgtccaATAACACAGGGGTTCCCAGTCTTTTTGACAAGGACTAGACAGCAGTTGGCATATTTGTAACAGACAATATGAGAGCGTAGAAGGTTTTTGACATCAAGTCTACAGTAGACAATATCAAAAGGCCGAGTTTGATGGCTCAGAAAGTCGCAGGGGATCCTGGGTAATAGCCATCATGTCATCTTGTTTGGTTCccctgtgtgtctgcactttacagcagacacacaacagTACATTCAATTAATTTCATCTCCAGTACCTTTCACATTATGTTGACGTGACAAAGGAAATCGTACCAAATAAGGTTGAACAAACGCTCCAAACCTCACATACTATGACATCTAACCTCAGGTATACTGTAACAATATAACAGTTTCAAAGCTAAGGTAATttttaaatatagaaatgtGAACGTACTGTAACCAGGTGCTATTGTTTGATATGACATACCTCTGAGTGAACTTGAGGTACGGTGTGTAGTCGATGACAGTGGGGCTGCTGCTGTCCAGGCCGTCACCTTTCAGACAGAAGcttgaaaaagaagaagtaaaagcACACTCAACACTTCAACAATGTGTGTCTGTAAgcatataaaaaaagacaaggaagTTTATCCAAGaacttttacatttgtttttccaactcttttcATATTTCCGTTTATGTTTTAAGGAAGGAATAAATAAGAGGAAGACTGCAAATATgctttatattctttttttaattcaacatttaacCTAAGATGGGATCAATGTCCTGCTGTTTAACTTCAACGATGATAAAATTGTAACTTCCTCCTTGCCCTGTCACATATTTCTGCAACAACCACAACAAGATCCACCAGCACCTGTTATTTACTTAAGGTTACTTCCTGATATACAGTACTGATATGTGAATCATATCACGTGGCGACGTCTTCAAAACCCTGAAAAGATGCTAAATGTGCATAAATAACTGCAACAAAGGTGAAAGAGGACAAAGGCTCCACTATAAATTCACAGAGGGTGTCTTAAGACCATTTTCTATAcattatttagtatttaagCCATGATGTATTTCTACTGGAGAGCTGGCAGACACTGAGGCACTGTAATTGCAGCTCTATGAATGTTGATGAAAGCCTTTTGGATCACACTCAAAATGATTAAAAGCATTGCCTTTTTGCTTGACAACACTTTTCCAAAAATGTGTTCCATGCagaaaaagttacacactgaaaacaggaggaggaaacaggacTGACCAAGCAAGAAACAGGGGAACATTACTAGTACCTGAAGTCGACGGTGTTCAGTCCGATCAGTGTGTCTGCTAAAAGCCCCGCCTCCTCTCCCAGCATGACTGCGCCTTCCTCGTAACACCTCCTAGAGTCAACATGACAATGCATGACAACACTCACTCCTtctaattaaaattaaattaaaagtgtgAACTGCTGGAGGTCAAGCATAAGAAGTAGGGATGTCCTGATCCCAATCTCAACTATTGGATTGGAGCAGATTGGGCATTTTTTACTAATTAGTAAGAGAGGTGATAAGCAAACACCTCTCCCTGATCTTTTACTCCAGCTACAGAGCTTTCACATGTGCCGTCAGTCGGCTACTTCACTGAGCAGGTCCATCACGGAGACTCGTAGTGACCTTTACAAGAAGtgaagtgatttatttcatgAATCAGGTGTTTGGTCGTATTTTTATACGATGCAGGTGAATGTTGCTCTAGCTCAAGTTTACGGCGACGACactcatcagtgtttgtacagaaagACATTTTGCACAAAACACAGAGTTGGTTTAGCTAGTCCTGCAGTCCAGTCCGCACAGCTGCTCCTCTTTCTGAAAAAATGTTTGTGCTGTGCAGCTCTATATTGGGGCAGATACACATACCGGATTAGGATATGACTGGATATGAGCAGATACATTGTAAAAAGTTTGGATCATCATCAagctaaataaaacagacataGTAATTAAACCTGCAGCACACTGACGATGAATAAGGTCAACTTGTGTAACTGTGGTGAAGGAGataattatgtgtttttgaGCACCACATTTAGACCTGGTGGTTTTGAGGTCCCTCAGAGCAGATGAGAGGTATTCTGAGAGTCTTTTCTCCATCAGCACCACTCTGATCCATGCCCTGCCCTGcacacacaggaggaaaacacacttcaaacaaaacacaaccaaCAAATCAGCATTCCCAACattcattacaaaaaaatatctaGAAATGTCCTCGTGTACCGAGAGCATAAAtgatctatctatccatccatcggTCCTTAGTCAATAGGTTTCGACGGAGTTCCGTTTACTATTTATTTCAATTGGGGATATTTCAACCACAATTTCAGTGTTGCTTGGATACAAAAGGAAATCTCTGAGAAGGAAAATATTCTGTCTAACCTTTTTCTCccttttaagtttttttaaatgtggaattcTGCCCAAGGCAAATAAATGTGATCTTAGCCTTCAGCTAAACAGCCAGTGAAGGTTTTAGCTTCACCTTTGCTCTTGATGACCGCACATTTTCCATGCTCTCAATGCTCCGGATGCAATTATGAGGGACTTTACTGCAGGCTGCTTTTATGTAATCCCAGAAACTGCGAGGACTCTCATAGCCAAACCATGTTGTCTGACCTAAGAGAAGGAGACAGGAGAAtttacatgcgtgtgtgtgtgagttttgaCACACAGTCATAAGAAtgctagctgtcaatcacactggtgtcacactgtttttggatgttttgcaagttcctgcgatggactggcctgacctgtgacctgtccaGCGATTGGCTGATTTATCCTCATATGAAGGGTAAAATATTAGAAAATGAATGTTCCAGTtttgaggaaaacagatgataaagcTTGACACATGTGAGTAGAcatcagtgtgactgacagctagtATCATCCAACAGGAGCCGCATGATTCATAAACCAAGCTTAAAAGCTTTTTATGTatctgcatgtgcatgtgcatgagtagtaataatgtttttttatttttcacctttgAGTCGATGATTGAATATGTGCTCAAGGATGGACACAAAGTTGATGAATTCAGGAAAGGAGTCATCTATCGTCTCAAAACAGGAGCGGTCGAGCAGAGTCTTCACTGAAAACCTGGACACAGAAGATGCCGTTCACAATTTTACCAGCACAGAATGTAGTAGACGATGTCACCAGGATTTCATAAGAAAAGAGTGATGCAATTATAATCGGGGGAAAGGAACTGGAAAGAAAATTCTCTTCTGAGATCCAGATAAATGTCAGCATGTGGTAGCCTCAGACTTGAAGTGCAACAATAAATCTGTTTCAAATCTGTGAGAGATTGATCACCATTTTTCCATGGTGACATTTAAGATTCCACCATGATGAACCACTTTCTTTGTCGTCATCTGATCCCAGACTAAATGGGTCAAAGAGGGAAAACGCATCCCGACTGATAATGTACATTTTACCAAATGCAAATGAGGACCAACAAAAAGTAGAATAAactttttaaattcataaaaacactatgtttcattttttttttctgtcagcaatcacaacataaacataacaaaacacaccTGGTCTGTATGGATTTTAATGATTGACCTACTGCAATGAAAGCCTTGATGAGCAGCTCAGTGTGGCAATAATGTGCACCCACCAACTCGGCCTAATCTGGTTTCAACTAATTAGACAGGAAGAGAGTTAATGGAGGAGACTGTGATGTCCATCTGCGTCTGCACGTGTGCATGCCCAGTAAATTCTATCATGACTGTGTGCAGCCCTTTCAGTCGTACTATGTAATCTGACTTTATATCTCGCTGCACTCCCATCCCGTTGCTTAGCAGCAGGAtgaccacactgtgtgtgtgtatgtacgtgtTCCTTCCCGGGAAATTTACACTCATTTCCATGAGTGAGGCTCTCAGTTGTCATATCACTGTGAAGATTCATTATTCGGTTCTAAAGTAGGCGAAGAAGAGGTAAATTaaagattacagattacagtgtTTCTATTCCAATTTCAAGAATGCGTCGCATAAATGTTAGAAACTATTTTATATTAGAAAACAATTTAAGTTATCATCCTTGCATTTGAGTATAGTAGTATAGGTAATGGTTTTAAATCTTTAACTCATTAAATGCAATAAATGTCAGGCGGGTGTGGTGCAGAGGCAGGGAGGACAGTGAAGGAGTCAGACTTGTGTGTCAAAACACTTCCCCCACACCGTCTGTCTTAAGAGATGTCAATGGAGGAGGATAAGCCGTGCACAGTCACACCTGACCAAAGCCTGAGCACACCAGGTTTTATCAGTTGGTGTTATGATCCGTTAACACTAGGTTCACTCTAAGAAATAAACACTGTACACCTTTGTATCTGTTCCACACAAACCACAGGGACCGTCAGTCAATTAGCGACATctgccagcagcagcactgatggGTGCACAAATCAATATTCACAACAGCTAACAcaggtgactgtgtgtgtgtgtgtgtgtacaccatCTCTCTACAAATTTATATCCTCAAGAgtgaatttcattttatttaaaagcaagCAACTTATGCAGCTTTTTTAatgatttggggaaaatatctaatttgGATTTTTCTGACATATATTGTGacagtgatttgatttgcaatatGTACACTgaatggccaaaaaaaagtcaccacctggatttaactgaTGAAGTGATGCACCCATCATGCCTAGTGCCTACTGTACAAGTCTGTGGGGGCAGCGCTATGATCTGGGGTTGCTGTAGTTGGTCAGGTCTTAGGTctaagaatgaggtcagctgactacctgaatatactgaatgaccagattattccatcaatggatattttcttccctgatggcacgggcatattccaagatgacaatgccaggatttaTCTGGCTCTAATTATGGAAAGAGTGGTTCAGAGAGTATGAGACgtgattttcacacatggattggccaccacagagtccagaccttaaccccattgagaatctttgggatgtgctggagaaggttTTGCGCAGTGGTCCGaatctcccatcatcaatacaagatcttggtgaaaaatgaatgcaacactagacacagaaacaaatctTGTGACGTTGCAgaagcttatggaaacaatgccataGCGTGCCAAAGTGTGTGACcctttttaaaagttaaaactttttaaagattttaaaagaaTGATGGCAGTGGCACATTAccacaccacaaaaacaaatcttaaagtactgtacattacattaaCTATTACTAAATTGTTCAGTTCTAATTCCAGAATTGACTCCTTCTGTTGCagaaccttctctttggtcttttaAATCTCCAGCTCCAACTTAAAAATCATTATccaatataatttttttttacatgcactttattttacaaacctttcaacctgagctgtccctcagaTATGCTCATTACTAATCTCAGCATTTTCAATAGGAGTGGAAATCATGATATGATACACGATACATgatccacgataccaataatatcatgaaacaacgattctgtgatattcaatgtattgcaagacaatcatatagcgatacatcacaatatctgtctaactggaggaaacaaaatgtctgtgaaaagttaaaagtgtaggatttctctatttgttcacaacaaagtgcataaagtctgtGTACTGAACATGGATGAAGCATCTCTTAACATAGTTTTCTctgccattatcccgctgtactGTACTCTCCCTCTTCTTAagccaggtaacttctgcccaagtttccttcatttatttgagcagcaCCGACATGAGGAGACATCAGCTCTGCCAGCttctgtcttttagacagtgtcTAAACCACACCAGAGCATTTCCTCAGTCAggcctgatagtattgcttaTCACTACAGAGCCTGATATCAGATGcaccaaacaaataatgttgtattgtttctgttcacaaacgccaaacagaggcagaataataatatcaacaacacaaatcaacaaaagttacacattgtAAGTAGGcctgaacaattaattgaaatcacaatatgatctactgcaattttcaaatctcATGAGGCTCAgtattttttaaagccaaaatgtgtgtcaaaacataatttatgattaattattgtcttgatctatacacatcttattctacagactgaagagaacatctttgtctttcacagatctgcacaaataccacacagtaattatttaaaatgtgtttttccattgaaaatgagaacagtgatgtaaaaatcaccattccctctgatattgTGATCATTGCCATCACAATTCCtatcaattaataataataacacaggaCACCATTGTTGGAAACACGCTGAATAAGCACAATGACACTAGCTTACTTTGGTTCAGAGTGATGCTGGGCCCCTTTAGTACTTTTTTTACCACGGGGCCCCAAAACGTTTTGACACAGCCCTGATGACTCACTGTGGAAGGTTTAGTGTgtgaatatttgtattattcTCAATATACATGATGGTGGGATTTTCCTCAGATAACCCAGGTTATTTAGTCTCATCTCACTATAACCTATAACTCATCCAGCCGACATGGTGACATCATGACACATAATAAATGCGAAATTTCTACATTACAATCTACAAATGAGCTCTCAGTAATTCATATACAGTCTGTTTTTCATCAATGTGAGGAAACCCCACCTGCACACCGTCAGCAGGTTCCTCCTCTCCACCGCGGCGCTCCTGCCTATTCCCCGCTTTCGGATGACATGCAGACCCACGCTGAGCGACGCCATTCCCGGCTCGTGTCCGTGGCTGCGGCCGGCCTCCTCCGCTGCCTCCACACCGGGTCAGTACCAGCAATTGTCCCCGATACTCAGGTGGAGAGGAACCCACGCTGCTGCTCAGCTGAGGCGGGgtaacacaaacactaacatgCGTGAAGCAAGTGTTTTATGGACTTCCTGTtggactttcaaaataaatggcAGCTCCGCAGCCACACAAAAGGCAATTTAACCTTTTGTAGACTGTGACTGTTTGAATATTAACAAATCATATAATTGAACGTccaattatttaattaatctaatttagtaaagtattttcttgttttaatgacCAAAAGATGGACGTCAAGTCTCATATCTGACTGGTGTAAATTCCAGATGTCTGGAATAATATATCTGTTGACACTTGTCAGTGGTGATCCAAAATGTTTGCCTCCATAAAAGTGACATGGCTCCTTATATAAATAGACATGTAAAAgctcattcacacaaaaaagtacttttatATATCTTCAGTTCCTGCCggatgaaaataatttcacctaaataCTACAAACTGGCCTAAATATAGTATTAATTTATAAATATTGGATGGAATTAACTTTTAATACTGAAATTATTGAGACAAATTAATATTTGGTGGAATAAGTCTTTAGAACTACTAGAAGTATTTTTGGAATACATCTTTTCCTGAAACTGCAACCTCTGATCATCCAATTGCAATGGCAATAAGAATATCTTGAAGGAGGGGAGCACCACCTATTGGCTTGAAATGAAACAGCAGGTTcactaaaaaaatattgatcaacATTTACTCATTTTACTCGTCACTCCTTCCCTCACCACAATTGAAATGAAGGTGGAGGTCAGTCTGAACACATCTGCACCTCAGGCACCTGAGAGGTGGCATATTTAGCAGTGGTGTACAtttgatgtactgtatatacacattgtTGTaatgttactgtacttaagtacaacattcataTCTGTAGTTTCCTTTGTTATTTagatttctagcaa from the Solea senegalensis isolate Sse05_10M linkage group LG9, IFAPA_SoseM_1, whole genome shotgun sequence genome contains:
- the rundc3b gene encoding RUN domain-containing protein 3B, which translates into the protein MASLSVGLHVIRKRGIGRSAAVERRNLLTVCRFSVKTLLDRSCFETIDDSFPEFINFVSILEHIFNHRLKGQTTWFGYESPRSFWDYIKAACSKVPHNCIRSIESMENVRSSRAKGRAWIRVVLMEKRLSEYLSSALRDLKTTRRCYEEGAVMLGEEAGLLADTLIGLNTVDFSFCLKGDGLDSSSPTVIDYTPYLKFTQSTDSISSDEEEMRTLGSSGSESSSPDKTATAASIFTEQSNLVNKCKRFEQKYRTALEQKGYLEELVRLREAQLSEAMSHNKALQQNLADAHLSHTLEKEQLEYIILELQDQLTVMKNNDLRSRQELTAHLTNQWPSPVVLDANAVALDTLLYRKSTGQWEEKSFQSLEQLSADISLSQSSLEPSHTLSVEARTVGAQWRRRDKEETPSLRGLCGSLTSVTSYKSLASLKSSECLASPATEISSPGITPS